A part of Streptomyces sp. NBC_01497 genomic DNA contains:
- the sucC gene encoding ADP-forming succinate--CoA ligase subunit beta yields MDLFEYQARDLFAKHGVPVLAGEVIETPEAARDVTERLGGKAVVKAQVKVGGRGKAGGVKLASDPADAVEKAGQILGMDIKGHTVHKVMLAETADIAEEYYVSFLLDRTNRTFLAMASVQGGMEIEVVAEKHPEALARIAVDANEGCTPEKAREIVEAAKFPADVADQIAEALQKLWTVFVKEDALLVEVNPLVKSGDGKIIALDGKVSLDENADFRQPEHEALEDKAAANPLEAAAKAKNLNYVKLDGQVGIIGNGAGLVMSTLDVVAYAGEKHGGVKPANFLDIGGGASAQVMANGLEIILGDPDVKSVFVNVFGGITACDEVANGIVQALELLKSKGETVSKPLVVRLDGNNAELGRKILSDANHPLVQRVDTMDGAADKAAELAAAK; encoded by the coding sequence GTGGACCTGTTCGAGTACCAGGCGAGGGACCTCTTCGCCAAGCACGGTGTACCGGTGCTGGCCGGTGAAGTCATCGAAACGCCTGAGGCGGCCCGCGACGTGACCGAGCGCCTCGGCGGCAAGGCCGTCGTCAAGGCTCAGGTCAAGGTCGGCGGCCGGGGCAAGGCCGGCGGCGTCAAGCTGGCCTCCGACCCGGCGGACGCGGTCGAGAAGGCCGGTCAGATTCTGGGCATGGACATCAAGGGCCACACGGTCCACAAGGTGATGCTGGCGGAGACCGCCGACATCGCCGAGGAGTACTACGTCTCCTTCCTGCTCGACCGCACCAACCGCACCTTCCTCGCCATGGCCTCCGTCCAGGGCGGCATGGAGATCGAGGTCGTCGCCGAGAAGCACCCCGAGGCCCTGGCCCGCATCGCCGTCGACGCCAACGAGGGCTGCACGCCCGAGAAGGCCCGCGAGATCGTCGAGGCCGCGAAGTTCCCGGCCGACGTCGCGGACCAGATCGCCGAGGCGCTGCAGAAGCTGTGGACCGTCTTCGTCAAGGAAGACGCCCTGCTGGTCGAGGTGAACCCGCTGGTCAAGTCCGGTGACGGCAAGATCATCGCGCTTGACGGCAAGGTCTCCCTGGACGAGAACGCGGACTTCCGCCAGCCCGAGCACGAGGCGCTTGAGGACAAGGCCGCGGCGAACCCGCTCGAAGCCGCGGCCAAGGCCAAGAACCTCAACTACGTCAAGCTTGACGGCCAGGTCGGCATCATCGGCAACGGCGCGGGCCTCGTCATGTCGACGCTCGACGTCGTCGCGTACGCCGGTGAGAAGCACGGCGGCGTGAAGCCGGCCAACTTCCTCGACATCGGCGGCGGCGCGTCCGCCCAGGTGATGGCGAACGGCCTGGAGATCATCCTCGGCGACCCGGACGTCAAGTCCGTCTTCGTCAACGTCTTCGGTGGCATCACCGCCTGCGACGAGGTCGCCAACGGCATCGTGCAGGCCCTGGAGCTGCTGAAGTCCAAGGGTGAGACCGTGTCGAAGCCGCTGGTCGTGCGCCTCGACGGCAACAACGCGGAACTGGGTCGCAAGATCCTGTCCGACGCGAACCACCCGCTCGTGCAGCGCGTGGACACCATGGACGGCGCGGCCGACAAGGCTGCCGAGCTGGCCGCGGCCAAGTAA